The DNA window AGCTTGTACTTTATCAGTTTCGTTGCTTTGCGTTAACTGTTCCATTATGTTTTTCCATAGCTTCGGTGAATGTGTCCGCAGCTCATCACAAGCAACCGTCGCTATTGTCTCTTCATCGTCACCTGAAGCTTTTTTCTCGCCTATTTGCTTTGGGATAAGGGCACCATACAGTTGAAGAGCAGCATTTCTGGAATTTTAGAATAAGTATGAGGTTagtcagttttaattaagttttaaaaatgcttagggttttttgtactatattattttgtagagcAGAGTCAAAGCGCATAGAGACATCAATCTGAAACATACCATAGAAAATTCAGCCTAATCTACCGAAAAGCTTAATTCGTGCTTCAAAGCGCGAATTCTATCGAATGAGCGTTTAGTTATCTCAGAAAGAATGTGTTAATTATGGTTCATTGAAGCATTGATGCGCTTCGACTCTTGGTGAGTATCAATTGATCCTTAGCGTTGTAAATACCTGATTTGCCAATGACGACTAGTAAGATTGCCAAATGCAAGTTCGGCCAAATCCGCAAAATAGAACATCATGTCTGAAGCTAGACTGCTATCAATCACAATTCTCGTCATGAAGTGGATATAGATCGCCTTTGGTAAATCCACTTGATTGGCTTCATTTTCATCATTCGGCGAATGTATCTTATTGTTACATATTTGTAACAATGTATTTATGAAGTAGTGAAACAAAGGCTgaaacagacaaaaaataaaatttctgatTGCATCTCTAAATATGGATTGAGAAAATAATAGTAATCCACCCACCTTTCCTTTCTTCATATCATGGGACACGATCCTGTGAACCATAATAGATAAACCGGCTCCCCTACGCGTTATAGATgccattttatttgtttctgatATCAATTCATTTAGTTTACACTTTAGTAAACTGAAAGGAACTCCTGATACTTTGTTTTCTGATGGCAGTAATGTCAAAAATTGGATTCCTCGACCTGAAAGTAAAGCCAATTTTTACTTAATCACTGCGACTGCTATTTAAAGCTCTGTCTAGTCCAAGAAATTGGACCGTTGTAAAACTAAAGTTACCATGTGTCCATAGAGTTATATTGTATCAATTTACTAATACTAAAATCAGAAAGATAAAGTTACCAAGAGCGGCTCCCGCTGATTCAATGGCACCTTTATGCCGCGATGTCTCCAATACGTGAGTTATAATGTTCAAACATCTTTCACTCATTTCAACATTGTTCACATTATATTGTACTAAAATTGACGCTAAATCACATGTTGTCtgcaaaatatcaaaacattttgtttagcAAATTGCTAGTAAAAAAGTAACTGCAATATTggctaaatatttaaaatgaattaatttaattaccttcACATTCAGCCATAGGCAATTCAATACGATTTGATGCAACCCAGATATTTTGGTCTGATCCTGTTCATCGGAATAATTATATccataattaacaattatattttcaacCATATCATTCATTTTCGAGAAATCCGAGCTAGTTGAACTTTCTTCTTCCCATCTGAACTGGTTTGACACGCTTTCTAATACTTCTAAAAATTCCGGCATTATCTTCTGGATATCAATTTGATAGGAGTTTGAAATACAAGTCTCCAATACCACAAGTAAAATGCTCATCATGGAATGCAACTGTTTTCCAGTCTCAATTGACTGCATTATATTAGTCTTTTCTCTATGCTCATTAAGCAACTCATTGTATGTAAGATTAAAGATGTCTTCCACACTTTTATAGTCACCAACAGGCTGCTTATctttaagtatcaaattgcttAACAATTTGAACATACTTTGGCTACAACAGATTTCGTAAAAGAACTTGCTCTTCATGCTGTTCAAAGCCTCATTTACTAATACCTTTATGATACTTGGTTCTCTTAACTCAACAGAGTAATGAttgagtaataatttaataacattttctctTAAATCGTCTGTTGGGTCTCTTAATAAACTTACTAGCTTCAAAACAAATTCTTCTGTGGCAAGCAACCAACAGCCTTTATCCTTTACATATTTAATGAGGGTAACACTAGTTTTTGAtctattacttttctttttgaTGATCTCAGTTAAACAGGTAATGAGGGTATGACACAATTTCACACATGTGATCTTTCTTTGATAATTACCATTCACATTGATGGAGTTAACAATAAAATGCTGATATTTTGTACAGAATTCAAGTAACAGTTGCAAGTCCTCAGTTCTCTCATCTTTTATCATAACATTTATGAATGTAGAATGTAACTGCGTAAGGAATTTGTTTAAACTGTTCAGCATACTCAATCTTAATACAGTACAGTCTGAGTTTATGTTATTGTATAGGAAATCTAGTATTAAATCATATTCCAGTTTACTTGGTACTAATTTTCTTGGTGAAACACAGATTATATCAAATGCCAACATTCTTATGTATGAGTAACAATGGTTTATTCCATTCATGACAGCATTTTCAGTTTCTTTGTAGTCACTTGttgaagttaattgtttttcgATAATGCCTAACttatttgcttgttttaaaatacacaatttgcTGAAGAGATTAAGTTCTGTCTGCTCCATGTCTTCTAATTCTTCAAGGATTATTTTGGATAGTGTTGAAAATTTCTTTAGTGTTGGCAAACaccaaaaattattaaaattttctattgtCTTAGTTCTTGGTCCATTGAGAATTTTGATGACTggctttagaaatattttacacCAGTCTTTTTCAAAGTTAGTATATTTTAGAACTGCATAATACATGTCTGCACCGGCAGAGACTAGACCAGGTTTATGCAGACTATGTATAAGGCCATCCACCCATTTATATTCTAGCATCAAAGACATAACCTTACCACTATTGTATTCTATTATTTCAGAGAGCATTAAGTATTTCGCCTTATTCCAGTAGAAACCatctatttcttttaatattgtatcaTAATCATCTTTATGCAATGTAGCAATGAGTGTCTGGAATAGAGATCTATTCAAATCCCTTATTCCTGTTACAGGATTTTCCCAATTGTGATTAATAAAGTTtatcagttttatttgattttctttgtgGAAAATGCAATCATGCAATTCTGAGTTGcatacttttttatataacttCATGGTCTTGAATGATATAAATGTGTATTGAGAGTATTCATATCCCATAGCCAATAGTAAATCAAAGGTTGATTTCAGGACACTTGCTACTATTGAGACATCATTATGTGTTTTCTGAATGAGAAATGTTGATTGGAAAATTCCATACACAAGAGAAACCACATGTGATGTCTCTGTAGATTTCTCTTGATTATTCTTCTTAAATAACTCTTTGTTTATCatttgcaataatttacttaaatatgcaTCTTGCTGGTCTGAATATGTAAGCACTGTGTAAAAGCATGTTGCGCAGAGCAACTGATCATCAAATTGTTGTAAACCTGTTTTCAGGTGGACTGATAACAATTCTgcaattttattccaaaatgcATGATCATTGgtcttatttttctgttttgctAAGATTAACACATCCTGGAATTGAACATTTTGgagtttaatttatgtattattatgaattagcaaataatttataaattataaatcaagCATGAGCTTAATTGATAAATAcctgtattgattttatttgtaaatcatGTGTGCGC is part of the Trichoplusia ni isolate ovarian cell line Hi5 chromosome 7, tn1, whole genome shotgun sequence genome and encodes:
- the LOC113495624 gene encoding uncharacterized protein LOC113495624 isoform X2, which gives rise to MDRYDKVITEINVRTHDLQIKSIQDVLILAKQKNKTNDHAFWNKIAELLSVHLKTGLQQFDDQLLCATCFYTVLTYSDQQDAYLSKLLQMINKELFKKNNQEKSTETSHVVSLVYGIFQSTFLIQKTHNDVSIVASVLKSTFDLLLAMGYEYSQYTFISFKTMKLYKKVCNSELHDCIFHKENQIKLINFINHNWENPVTGIRDLNRSLFQTLIATLHKDDYDTILKEIDGFYWNKAKYLMLSEIIEYNSGKVMSLMLEYKWVDGLIHSLHKPGLVSAGADMYYAVLKYTNFEKDWCKIFLKPVIKILNGPRTKTIENFNNFWCLPTLKKFSTLSKIILEELEDMEQTELNLFSKLCILKQANKLGIIEKQLTSTSDYKETENAVMNGINHCYSYIRMLAFDIICVSPRKLVPSKLEYDLILDFLYNNINSDCTVLRLSMLNSLNKFLTQLHSTFINVMIKDERTEDLQLLLEFCTKYQHFIVNSINVNGNYQRKITCVKLCHTLITCLTEIIKKKSNRSKTSVTLIKYVKDKGCWLLATEEFVLKLVSLLRDPTDDLRENVIKLLLNHYSVELREPSIIKVLVNEALNSMKSKFFYEICCSQSMFKLLSNLILKDKQPVGDYKSVEDIFNLTYNELLNEHREKTNIMQSIETGKQLHSMMSILLVVLETCISNSYQIDIQKIMPEFLEVLESVSNQFRWEEESSTSSDFSKMNDMVENIIVNYGYNYSDEQDQTKISGLHQIVLNCLWLNVKTTCDLASILVQYNVNNVEMSERCLNIITHVLETSRHKGAIESAGAALGRGIQFLTLLPSENKVSGVPFSLLKCKLNELISETNKMASITRRGAGLSIMVHRIVSHDMKKGKPLFHYFINTLLQICNNKIHSPNDENEANQVDLPKAIYIHFMTRIVIDSSLASDMMFYFADLAELAFGNLTSRHWQIRNAALQLYGALIPKQIGEKKASGDDEETIATVACDELRTHSPKLWKNIMEQLTQSNETDKVQAHSNLVPILNLLANSAKRYSFSTDLTAQRISDDHLLRNLVILLSSPIHTVRRLTAKCIFNIYNFKDIFNVLHKEHSNVENFLHGALILLGLCHKYYSSNELYAENFTKLGQHFGNVLTSQNHSYLCKELFEKIYNSQMKIEDVRTTISEVNANAYFPGIHLWAENRLKIIISSSSWKSIPDLLTVVLQQSNYEKYCELILLKIESRDVIPEEVLLEIINILLTFEYKYSSSIIWKILFEISLITNISEFLDITELLEKLAKDESVYILRYIIPLVARNIKGTTDGNKLNVVKIIDKLSDFENSDVDMRYIAAISNNELANHFQDLPDSIKVTSIKCAVMLLQDEDEDVRNLNVNFYKQLSRQNSLLQPYICLNNILNRKFLHTIFTDSHSIHNLVTELLEVLQLNHSVDEYNPFSNDSKNIYLEPEILKQLTEKLTT
- the LOC113495624 gene encoding uncharacterized protein LOC113495624 isoform X1 is translated as MDRYDKVITEINVRTHDLQIKSIQDVLILAKQKNKTNDHAFWNKIAELLSVHLKTGLQQFDDQLLCATCFYTVLTYSDQQDAYLSKLLQMINKELFKKNNQEKSTETSHVVSLVYGIFQSTFLIQKTHNDVSIVASVLKSTFDLLLAMGYEYSQYTFISFKTMKLYKKVCNSELHDCIFHKENQIKLINFINHNWENPVTGIRDLNRSLFQTLIATLHKDDYDTILKEIDGFYWNKAKYLMLSEIIEYNSGKVMSLMLEYKWVDGLIHSLHKPGLVSAGADMYYAVLKYTNFEKDWCKIFLKPVIKILNGPRTKTIENFNNFWCLPTLKKFSTLSKIILEELEDMEQTELNLFSKLCILKQANKLGIIEKQLTSTSDYKETENAVMNGINHCYSYIRMLAFDIICVSPRKLVPSKLEYDLILDFLYNNINSDCTVLRLSMLNSLNKFLTQLHSTFINVMIKDERTEDLQLLLEFCTKYQHFIVNSINVNGNYQRKITCVKLCHTLITCLTEIIKKKSNRSKTSVTLIKYVKDKGCWLLATEEFVLKLVSLLRDPTDDLRENVIKLLLNHYSVELREPSIIKVLVNEALNSMKSKFFYEICCSQSMFKLLSNLILKDKQPVGDYKSVEDIFNLTYNELLNEHREKTNIMQSIETGKQLHSMMSILLVVLETCISNSYQIDIQKIMPEFLEVLESVSNQFRWEEESSTSSDFSKMNDMVENIIVNYGYNYSDEQDQTKISGLHQIVLNCLWLNVKTTCDLASILVQYNVNNVEMSERCLNIITHVLETSRHKGAIESAGAALGRGIQFLTLLPSENKVSGVPFSLLKCKLNELISETNKMASITRRGAGLSIMVHRIVSHDMKKGKVGGLLLFSQSIFRDAIRNFIFCLFQPLFHYFINTLLQICNNKIHSPNDENEANQVDLPKAIYIHFMTRIVIDSSLASDMMFYFADLAELAFGNLTSRHWQIRNAALQLYGALIPKQIGEKKASGDDEETIATVACDELRTHSPKLWKNIMEQLTQSNETDKVQAHSNLVPILNLLANSAKRYSFSTDLTAQRISDDHLLRNLVILLSSPIHTVRRLTAKCIFNIYNFKDIFNVLHKEHSNVENFLHGALILLGLCHKYYSSNELYAENFTKLGQHFGNVLTSQNHSYLCKELFEKIYNSQMKIEDVRTTISEVNANAYFPGIHLWAENRLKIIISSSSWKSIPDLLTVVLQQSNYEKYCELILLKIESRDVIPEEVLLEIINILLTFEYKYSSSIIWKILFEISLITNISEFLDITELLEKLAKDESVYILRYIIPLVARNIKGTTDGNKLNVVKIIDKLSDFENSDVDMRYIAAISNNELANHFQDLPDSIKVTSIKCAVMLLQDEDEDVRNLNVNFYKQLSRQNSLLQPYICLNNILNRKFLHTIFTDSHSIHNLVTELLEVLQLNHSVDEYNPFSNDSKNIYLEPEILKQLTEKLTT